The Paenalcaligenes faecalis genome has a window encoding:
- the hpnC gene encoding squalene synthase HpnC: MSVDHYENFPVASVLLPKHLREPIKHIYWFSRSADDIADEGDFSDQWRLDQLQGYRDALAQIENTQLTLAENDPRWPIFKPLAPVIQQHQLPISLFHDLLTAFEQDITVKRYQNYQELHQYCSYSANPVGRLLLHLYHELRPDSLRMSDAICTGLQLTNFWQDVAIDWQKDRVYIALDALHEFHLDESYIAARYASAPTEPAQDVQWQQLMQKQVSYARSLLQQGMPLAARLPGRIGLELRLIVLGGLRILERLDQVQYDVFTARPKLRKTDWLLLGSRLLTTRF, from the coding sequence ATGTCTGTAGATCATTATGAAAACTTCCCTGTAGCCTCGGTATTGCTGCCAAAACACTTACGCGAGCCGATCAAACACATCTATTGGTTCTCTAGAAGCGCTGATGACATTGCCGACGAAGGCGATTTTAGTGATCAGTGGCGACTGGATCAGTTACAAGGATATAGAGATGCCTTAGCCCAAATAGAAAACACACAGTTAACATTGGCTGAAAATGATCCGCGCTGGCCCATTTTTAAGCCTTTGGCTCCCGTTATCCAGCAACATCAACTGCCCATTTCATTATTTCATGATTTGCTAACGGCGTTTGAACAAGATATTACGGTTAAGCGCTATCAGAACTACCAAGAGCTTCATCAATACTGTTCCTACTCGGCCAACCCAGTCGGTCGTCTTTTATTGCATCTTTATCACGAGCTCCGCCCCGACAGCCTGCGCATGTCAGACGCTATATGTACGGGTTTGCAATTAACTAACTTCTGGCAAGACGTAGCCATCGACTGGCAAAAAGATCGCGTCTATATTGCCTTAGATGCCTTACATGAGTTTCATTTGGACGAAAGCTACATAGCGGCAAGATATGCAAGCGCCCCCACAGAGCCTGCTCAAGACGTACAATGGCAACAACTGATGCAAAAGCAAGTCAGTTATGCTCGTAGCTTATTACAACAAGGAATGCCTTTGGCAGCACGTCTGCCTGGACGTATTGGTTTAGAGCTACGATTAATTGTACTTGGTGGCTTGCGTATCTTAGAGCGCCTAGATCAAGTTCAATATGATGTTTTTACAGCTAGGCCAAAACTAAGAAAAACCGATTGGCTGCTATTAGGCAGTCGCCTTTTGACCACGCGATTTTAA